The Flavobacterium faecale genome has a segment encoding these proteins:
- the murQ gene encoding N-acetylmuramic acid 6-phosphate etherase translates to MTFTKTTEQTSKYEHLEKMSVNELLANINQEDHTVPVAVEKALPQIKDLVTEIVSKMKLGGRIFYIGAGTSGRLGVVDASECPPTFGVPFDMVVGIIAGGDAAIRKAVENAEDNDTQAWKDLQEFNITQNDVVVGIAASGTTPYVIGGLKTCNENNISTGSISCNAGSPISLTAKFPIDVVVGPEFVTGSSRMKAGTAQKLVLNMISTATMIQLGKVKGNKMVDMQLSNSKLVDRGIKMIMSEIPVTYEKGAELLTENGSVRKAVDNWKNSKL, encoded by the coding sequence ATGACCTTTACAAAAACAACGGAACAAACGTCAAAATACGAGCATCTTGAAAAAATGTCAGTAAATGAATTATTGGCAAATATAAATCAAGAAGATCATACAGTACCCGTAGCAGTTGAAAAAGCTTTGCCACAAATTAAGGATCTAGTAACCGAGATTGTATCCAAGATGAAACTTGGAGGGCGCATATTTTATATCGGAGCTGGAACATCTGGCCGTTTAGGAGTAGTTGATGCCTCAGAATGTCCTCCAACATTTGGTGTACCCTTTGATATGGTAGTAGGAATTATTGCTGGTGGTGATGCTGCTATCAGGAAAGCAGTCGAAAATGCAGAAGATAACGATACACAAGCTTGGAAAGATTTACAAGAATTCAACATCACTCAAAATGATGTAGTTGTTGGAATCGCTGCCTCAGGTACAACTCCATATGTTATTGGAGGTCTAAAAACGTGTAACGAAAATAATATTAGCACCGGAAGTATTTCTTGTAACGCTGGAAGTCCCATCTCTTTAACTGCAAAATTTCCTATCGACGTAGTTGTAGGACCTGAATTTGTAACAGGGAGCTCTCGAATGAAAGCTGGAACAGCACAAAAACTCGTTCTCAACATGATTTCTACAGCAACGATGATTCAGCTCGGAAAAGTAAAGGGAAACAAAATGGTAGATATGCAGCTTAGTAATAGTAAATTGGTCGATCGAGGAATCAAAATGATCATGAGCGAAATACCTGTAACATACGAAAAAGGAGCTGAATTACTTACCGAAAATGGAAGTGTTCGAAAAGCAGTAGACAACTGGAAAAACAGTAAATTATAA
- a CDS encoding THUMP domain-containing class I SAM-dependent RNA methyltransferase: protein MENNFKMIAKTFFGFEEILAKELTQLGAQEVEQGVRMVSFVGDKGFMYKANLALRTALKILKPIYSFRANNDQALYKGVASINWSRYINANQTFVIDATVHSQNFNHTEFVSQKCKDAIVDQFRERTGQRPSIDKAFPDLRINIHIDRDQVSVALDTSGNSLHQRGYRTATNLAPINEVLAAGVLLLSGWDGQTDFLDPMCGSGTFLAEAAMIACNIPANINRKEFAFEKWKDWDNDLFDKITDSLLGKIREFHHTIKGYDKAPSAVSKAKDNIKNANLEEYITIKEDNFFETEKNSEGKLHIVFNPPYDERLDIHMEEFYKNIGDTLKKNYPGTNAWFITGNLEALKYVGLKPSRKIKLFNASIESRLVKYEMYEGSKRTKFQEVQE, encoded by the coding sequence ATAGAAAATAATTTTAAGATGATTGCCAAAACCTTTTTTGGTTTTGAAGAAATATTGGCCAAAGAGCTAACACAATTGGGTGCTCAAGAAGTAGAGCAAGGTGTACGAATGGTGAGTTTTGTGGGTGATAAAGGTTTTATGTACAAAGCGAATTTAGCATTGCGAACTGCCTTGAAAATTTTGAAACCTATTTATTCTTTTAGAGCAAATAATGATCAAGCATTATATAAAGGAGTGGCAAGTATTAATTGGTCACGTTATATCAATGCCAATCAAACTTTTGTGATTGATGCGACTGTGCACTCTCAAAACTTCAACCATACCGAGTTTGTTTCTCAAAAATGTAAAGATGCCATTGTGGATCAATTTAGAGAAAGAACAGGGCAACGACCAAGTATTGATAAAGCATTTCCTGATTTAAGGATTAATATTCACATTGATAGAGATCAAGTATCAGTTGCATTGGATACTTCAGGGAATTCGCTTCACCAACGTGGGTACAGAACGGCTACCAACTTAGCACCAATAAACGAAGTTTTAGCGGCAGGAGTGCTATTGCTTTCTGGATGGGATGGTCAAACAGATTTTCTAGATCCAATGTGTGGTTCGGGTACTTTTTTGGCAGAGGCAGCTATGATTGCATGTAATATTCCGGCAAACATCAACCGTAAAGAATTTGCTTTCGAAAAATGGAAAGATTGGGATAATGATTTATTTGATAAAATTACTGATAGTTTGTTGGGTAAAATTCGTGAATTTCACCATACTATAAAAGGTTATGACAAAGCTCCATCTGCAGTGAGTAAAGCCAAAGACAATATCAAAAATGCAAATCTAGAGGAATATATTACGATCAAAGAGGATAACTTTTTTGAAACAGAAAAAAACTCAGAAGGCAAGTTACACATTGTATTCAACCCGCCATATGATGAGCGTTTGGATATTCATATGGAAGAGTTTTATAAAAATATTGGCGATACGCTAAAAAAGAATTATCCTGGAACCAATGCCTGGTTTATCACGGGTAACCTTGAAGCATTGAAATATGTAGGTTTGAAACCTTCTCGTAAAATAAAATTATTTAACGCAAG
- the lysA gene encoding diaminopimelate decarboxylase produces the protein MQPKDLLQLSEQFGSPIYVYDADKIKSQYNRLTKAFSKVEKLRINYAMKALSNIAILQLLEEMGSGLDTVSIQEVQLGLHAGYAPERIFYTPNGVSLEEIEEVNALGVQINIDNLSILEQFGAKHPNVPVCIRINPHVMAGGNENISVGHIDSKFGISVHQLPHLVRIVENTKMNIIGIHMHTGSDILDIEVFLYAAEILFDAARNFKNLEFLDFGSGFKVPYKKDDIETDIEELGKKLSKRFNEFCTEYGKNLTLIFEPGKFLVSEAGQFLAKVNVIKQTTSTVFAGIDSGFNHLIRPMFYGSQHVIENISNPKGKERFYSVVGYICETDTFANNRRIAELKEGDILSFKNAGAYCYSMASNYNSRYKPAEVLWMNGQGHLIRAHETFEDLLKNQIPLPVKAKV, from the coding sequence ATGCAACCGAAAGACTTACTACAACTATCAGAACAATTTGGATCTCCAATTTATGTTTATGACGCAGATAAAATAAAATCACAATACAATCGTTTAACCAAAGCTTTTTCTAAGGTAGAAAAATTACGTATTAATTATGCGATGAAAGCTTTGTCAAATATCGCAATTCTTCAGTTATTAGAAGAAATGGGGTCAGGACTAGACACTGTTTCTATCCAAGAAGTACAACTAGGACTTCATGCTGGATATGCTCCAGAACGTATTTTCTACACCCCAAATGGAGTTTCATTAGAAGAAATAGAAGAGGTAAATGCACTTGGTGTTCAAATCAACATTGATAATCTATCTATTTTGGAGCAATTTGGTGCTAAGCATCCAAATGTACCAGTATGCATTCGTATCAACCCACATGTAATGGCGGGAGGAAATGAAAATATTTCAGTAGGACATATTGATAGTAAGTTTGGAATATCTGTTCACCAATTACCACATTTAGTTCGAATTGTAGAAAATACAAAGATGAACATTATCGGTATCCACATGCATACAGGATCTGATATATTAGATATTGAAGTATTCTTATATGCTGCCGAAATATTATTTGATGCAGCTCGAAATTTCAAAAATCTAGAGTTTTTAGATTTTGGAAGTGGTTTCAAAGTTCCTTACAAAAAAGATGATATCGAAACAGATATTGAAGAACTTGGTAAAAAATTATCAAAAAGATTCAATGAGTTTTGTACAGAATATGGTAAAAACTTAACCTTAATTTTTGAACCAGGTAAATTCTTGGTAAGTGAAGCAGGACAGTTTTTAGCTAAAGTGAATGTAATTAAACAAACTACATCAACCGTTTTTGCTGGTATTGATAGTGGGTTTAATCATTTAATTCGCCCTATGTTTTACGGATCACAACATGTAATAGAAAACATTTCTAATCCAAAAGGAAAAGAACGTTTTTATTCTGTAGTAGGATACATTTGTGAAACAGATACTTTTGCAAATAACAGACGCATAGCCGAATTGAAAGAGGGAGACATTCTAAGTTTTAAAAATGCAGGAGCTTATTGCTACTCTATGGCTTCAAACTATAACTCAAGATACAAACCAGCAGAAGTACTATGGATGAATGGTCAAGGACATTTAATACG
- a CDS encoding ZIP family metal transporter, producing the protein MNYILPLLSVLLGYSIALVIKPKNKSNLKLLLAFSGSFLLALTVMHLLPDVYETKNQSIGIFIMMGILFQIILEFFSKGAEHGHVHGHPNMTHIPWLLFISLCIHAFLEGFPVGHHKDNLAIGIAIHHLPIAIILTTFFINSHLNKKAIFVFMMTFAVMTPLGTFVSAYVPMLSDYNTEITAVVIGILFHISSTIIFESSEGHKFNIAKVSMIVLGIILAYLL; encoded by the coding sequence ATGAATTACATCTTACCTTTACTTTCGGTACTGCTTGGCTATAGTATTGCCTTGGTTATTAAGCCAAAAAACAAAAGTAACCTAAAACTTTTACTAGCTTTTAGTGGCTCATTTTTACTTGCATTGACAGTAATGCATTTGCTTCCAGATGTTTATGAAACTAAAAATCAAAGCATCGGAATCTTCATTATGATGGGGATTTTGTTTCAAATTATTTTAGAATTTTTTTCCAAAGGCGCAGAACATGGACATGTACACGGTCACCCGAATATGACTCATATTCCGTGGTTACTTTTTATCAGTCTTTGTATTCATGCGTTTTTAGAAGGTTTCCCTGTAGGACATCACAAAGATAATCTTGCTATAGGAATTGCAATTCATCACCTACCAATCGCAATTATTCTAACTACTTTTTTTATAAATTCTCATTTAAATAAAAAAGCAATTTTTGTTTTCATGATGACTTTTGCTGTAATGACACCTTTAGGAACTTTTGTTTCTGCTTATGTGCCGATGCTAAGCGATTACAATACCGAAATTACTGCGGTAGTTATTGGAATTCTCTTTCATATCTCTTCTACAATAATTTTCGAAAGTAGCGAAGGACACAAGTTTAATATTGCTAAAGTATCTATGATAGTCCTCGGAATCATTTTAGCCTATTTACTTTAA
- a CDS encoding DUF6095 family protein, whose product MATDKNTLSRGLKYLSGALPLLFLGPTVIYNAFMNQKNDWHYLVLAVGIIACISSVFLMFKGLQFVMKSIFND is encoded by the coding sequence ATGGCAACAGATAAAAATACACTTTCTCGTGGATTGAAATACCTTTCAGGTGCTTTACCCCTTTTATTTTTAGGCCCAACTGTAATTTACAATGCTTTTATGAATCAAAAAAATGATTGGCATTATTTAGTTTTGGCTGTTGGTATCATTGCGTGCATCTCGTCCGTGTTTTTAATGTTCAAAGGACTTCAATTTGTAATGAAAAGTATATTTAACGACTAA
- a CDS encoding class I SAM-dependent DNA methyltransferase: MSEEQQPSNSNPDQPRPTWFSSWFDTPYYHILYKERNYREAQLFMDNITHYLNLPEKAKVLDLACGKGRHSIYLNQLGFDVLGADLSENSILEASKNSNDSLHFKVHDMRESFEEKYDAIFNLFTSFGYFEKDEDNLTTLKAIKESLSEYGFAVIDFMNVNQVVNTLVPEEVKIVDGIEFHLKRYVSDGHIYKDIDFEDNGQKYHYTEKVKALTLQDFQSMMDEAGIYLLDIFGDYKLKKFHKTESERLIMIFK; this comes from the coding sequence ATGTCCGAAGAACAGCAACCATCCAACTCAAATCCAGACCAACCAAGACCAACTTGGTTTAGCTCTTGGTTCGATACTCCATACTATCACATATTATACAAAGAGCGCAATTACCGTGAAGCACAACTTTTCATGGACAATATAACGCACTACCTCAATCTGCCAGAAAAAGCCAAAGTATTGGACTTAGCGTGCGGGAAAGGTCGTCATTCCATCTATTTAAATCAATTAGGATTTGACGTTCTTGGAGCCGATCTTTCCGAAAATAGTATTCTCGAAGCTTCCAAAAATAGCAACGACAGCCTGCACTTTAAAGTGCACGACATGAGAGAATCTTTCGAAGAAAAATACGATGCTATCTTTAACTTATTTACAAGTTTTGGGTATTTCGAAAAAGACGAAGACAATCTAACCACATTAAAAGCTATTAAAGAAAGTTTATCTGAATATGGATTTGCAGTAATTGATTTCATGAATGTAAACCAGGTTGTTAACACGCTAGTTCCCGAAGAAGTTAAAATCGTTGACGGAATTGAATTTCACCTTAAGCGCTACGTTTCAGATGGGCACATATACAAAGACATTGATTTTGAAGATAATGGTCAAAAATATCATTATACCGAAAAAGTTAAAGCTTTAACGCTACAAGATTTTCAAAGCATGATGGACGAAGCCGGAATTTATTTATTGGACATTTTTGGTGACTACAAACTCAAAAAATTTCATAAAACTGAAAGCGAGCGCTTAATCATGATTTTCAAATAG
- a CDS encoding pentapeptide repeat-containing protein, whose protein sequence is MEGLLHVQKTFEKVIFTGKKVNNRQFEDCIFKNCDFSNSDFSNNSFMDCEFIDCNLSMMQLIGTSLKTVHYSNCKMMGITFHTCNDFLFQVSFSDCVLDYSSFTNKKMPKIVFKNCSLKEVAFMSCDLTQATFDNSDLSGAIFNETQLKGVNFKTAFHYNIDPEFNPMKKARFATQGITGLLDKYDIKIV, encoded by the coding sequence ATGGAAGGATTACTACACGTACAAAAAACATTCGAAAAAGTAATTTTTACTGGTAAAAAAGTTAATAACCGCCAATTTGAAGATTGCATTTTCAAGAACTGCGATTTTTCAAATAGTGATTTCTCCAACAACAGTTTTATGGATTGTGAATTTATTGATTGTAACTTATCAATGATGCAATTAATCGGAACAAGTTTAAAAACCGTACACTATAGCAACTGTAAAATGATGGGAATTACTTTCCATACCTGTAATGATTTTTTATTTCAGGTTTCGTTTTCAGATTGCGTTTTAGATTACAGTTCATTTACGAATAAAAAAATGCCTAAAATAGTTTTTAAAAATTGTTCTCTAAAAGAAGTTGCTTTTATGAGTTGTGATCTTACCCAAGCAACGTTTGATAACTCAGACTTATCAGGTGCAATCTTTAATGAAACACAATTAAAAGGAGTAAATTTCAAAACCGCATTCCATTATAATATCGATCCCGAGTTTAATCCAATGAAAAAAGCACGATTTGCTACCCAAGGAATTACAGGTTTATTGGACAAATATGATATAAAAATCGTTTAA